The Phyllostomus discolor isolate MPI-MPIP mPhyDis1 chromosome 4, mPhyDis1.pri.v3, whole genome shotgun sequence genome window below encodes:
- the ESPNL gene encoding espin-like protein isoform X1 has product MEEQRALAAAKDGDLATLEQLLEAGALGPGIVDAVGAGLVHHATRAGRLACVKFLVQRAQLPGNQRAHNGATPVHDAAATGSLAELCWLVREGGCGLQDQDASGVSPLHLAARFAHPALVEWLLREGHAATLETLEGALPLHHAAVSGDLTCLKLLTAAHSSSVNRRTRSGASPLYLACQEGHLHLAQFLVKDCGADVHLRALDGMSALHAAAARGHYSLVVWLVTFTDIGLTARDNEGATALHFAARGGHTPILDRLLLMGAPVTRDSWGGTPLHDAAENGQMECCQTLVSHHVDPSLRDEDGYTAADLAEYHGHPDCAQYLREAAKPVPLLMAPPPPPFPPPPLSAARRSPEDGKRGSGLGSPNSAASLGPAWPGQLDQPLRREMSLAVPLVAPSTSTMAVPAGAEAATGNAPEGLAALQLDGLPSGDLDGLVPTRDERGRPIPEWKRQVMVRKLQARLGSEPVEDAQDDRGSAGRVEPAAWRYSQTHQAILGPFGELLTEDDLVHLERQIAELQLRRRCQEYESQLGRLAAELQALLPQPLVSITVNSHLLPRAPELQGAEAPGPGPEPDSPEGAAEAAPRGQPLPLWCSHVARLVRSMSLLLKGMNGLVQGEGKPAAQPPPEAPAGAPQSEAQREIQECGVSVRTLRGNFEAAPGLPCAPTLGPCEAGAQPGQCPRGCWPGPPQPRGGGLLGGEPGPGDTEEASDSGISCEEALSEAGAGHSPDLASLRKERIVMLFLGHWKKSTYTPALKTAACRTLEARRVGPRAQEAARAPGPPSPLPGEGPRLGHLWQQRSIIAHLLGTWKAVLAHVPARQLRRLSRRPRGLLSPEQFLPHVDGAPVPYGGLTLDLFMLGYFQLLECDLPAEERKARHLLCFEVFEHLGAHGWEAVRAFHRAVTDEVAAGRRAWADGFDDIKARFFGPRRGPPWDSEPGRTSGLTPLRPPPPAAAAPGGGPPEPAAQQPGPGSQRGSFNSEDICGYIDRSFAFWKEKEAEMFSFGD; this is encoded by the exons ATGGAGGAGCAGCGGGCGCTCGCGGCCGCCAAGGACGGGGACCTGGCCACCCTGGAGCAGCTGCTGGAGGCCGGCGCCCTGGGCCCTGGCATCGTGGACGCCGTGGGGGCCGGCCTGGTGCACCACGCCACCCGGGCCGGCCGCCTGGCCTGCGTCAAGTTCCTGGTGCAGCGGGCCCAGCTGCCCGGCAACCAGCGGGCCCACAACGGGGCCACCCCGGTGCACGACGCCGCGGCCACCGGCAGCCTGGCCGAGCTGTGCTGGCTGGTGCGCGAGGGGGGCTGCGGTCTGCAG GACCAGGACGCCTCGGGCGTCTCCCCGCTGCACCTGGCCGCCCGCTTCGCCCACCCGGCGCTGGTGGAGTGGCTGCTCCGGGAGGGCCACGCGGCCACGCTGGAGACGCTGGAGGGGGCCTTGCCACTGCACCACGCCGCCGTCAGCGGGGACCTGACCTGCCTGAAGCTCCTGACGGCCGCCCACAGCAG CAGCGTGAACCGGCGGACACGCAGCGGCGCCTCCCCGCTCTACCTGGCCTGCCAGGAGGGCCACCTGCACCTGGCGCAGTTCCTGGTGAAGGACTGCGGGGCCGACGTGCACCTGCGCGCCCTGGACGGCATGAGCGCACTgcacgccgccgccgcccgcggcCACTACTCCCTCGTCGTCTGGCTG gtcaCCTTCACGGACATCGGCCTGACGGCGCGGGACAACGAGGGGGCCACGGCCCTCCACTTCGCAGCGCGCGGCGGCCACACGCCCATCCTGGACCGGCTGCTGCTGATGGGGGCCCCGGTCACGAGGGACTCCTGGGGCGGGACGCCCCTGCACGACGCCGCAGAGAACGGGCAGATGGAG TGCTGCCAGACCCTCGTCTCCCACCACGTGGACCCCTCCCTGAGGGACGAGGACGGCTACACGGCGGCAGACCTGGCCGAGTACCATGGGCACCCGGACTGCGCCCAGTACCTGCGGGAGGCAGCCAAGCCG GTGCCGCTCCTGatggcgcccccacccccaccgtttCCCCCGCCTCCTCTGTCGGCTGCCAGGCGCTCCCCGGAGGACGGGAAACGGGGCTCAGGTCTCGGAAGCCCCAATT CAGCAGCGTCTCTCGGCCCCGCCTGGCCTGGCCAGCTGGACCAGCCCCTCCGGAGGGAGATGAGCCTCGCAGTCCCCCTGGTGGCCCCCTCCACCAGCACGATGGCCGTCCCCGCG GGGGCAGAGGCGGCAACGGGGAATGCCCCGGAGGGGCTGGCCGCACTGCAGCTGGACGGGCTGCCCTCCGGTGACCTGGACGGGCTGGTGCCCACGCGGGACGAGCGCGGCCGGCCCATCCCCGAGTGGAAGCGGCAAGTGATGGTGCGGAAGCTGCAGGCGCGCCTGGGCTCAGAGCCGGTGGAGGATGCtcag GACGACAGGGGCAGCGCGGGCCGCGTGGAGCCGGCCGCCTGGCGGTACTCGCAGACCCACCAGGCCATCCTGGGCCCCTTCGGGGAGCTGCTGACGGAGGACGACCTGGTGCACCTGGAGAGGCAGATCGCGGAGCTGCAGCTGCGGCGGCGCTGCCAGGAGTACGAGAGCCAGCTGGGCCGGCTGGCGGCCGAGCTGcaggccctgctgccccagcccctggtcaGCATCACCGTCAACAGCCACCTCCTGCCCCGGGCGCCCGAGCTGCAGGGCGCGGAGGCCCCCGGCCCGGGGCCCGAGCCCGACAGCCCCGAGGGGGCCGCGGAGGCCGCGCCCCgcgggcagcccctgcccctctggtgcAGCCACGTGGCCCGGCTGGTGCGGAGCATGTCGCTGCTGCTGAAGGGCATGAACGGGCTGGTGCAGGGCGAGGGGAAGCCGGCCGCCCAGCCCCCGCCGGAGGCCCCGGCCGGGGCCCCGCAGAGCGAGGCCCAGCGTGAGATCCAGGAGTGCGGGGTGTCCGTGCGGACGCTGCGTGGCAACTTCGAGGCAGCCCCTGGCCTGCCCTGCGCCCCAACCCTGGGGCCCTGCGAGGCGGGAGCCCAGCCCGGGCAGTGCCCGCGAGGCTGCTGGCCGGGCCCCCcgcagccccggggcgggggcctCCTCGGAGGGGAGCCCGGGCCAGGCGACACGGAGGAGGCCAGCGACTCGGGCATCAGCTGTGAGGAGGCCCTGTCGGAGGCGGGCGCCGGGCACAGCCCCGACCTGGCCAGCCTGCGGAAGGAGCGCATCGTCATGCTCTTCCTCGGCCACTGGAAGAAGTCCACCTATACGCCCGCCCTCAAGACGGCcgcctgcaggaccctggaggcCCGCCGTGTGGGGCCGCGGGCCCAGGAGGCGGCCAGGGCTCCGGGGCCGCCCTCCCCGCTGCCCGGCGAGGGCCCCCGGCTCGGCCACCTGTGGCAGCAGCGCAGCATCATCGCGCACCTGCTGGGCACCTGGAAGGCCGTGCTGGCGCACGTGCCGGCCCGGCAGCTGCGGCGGCTGAGCCGGCGGCCCCGCGGCCTGCTGTCGCCCGAGCAGTTCCTGCCCCACGTGGACGGGGCGCCGGTGCCCTACGGCGGCCTCACGCTGGACCTCTTCATGCTGGGCTACTTCCAGCTCCTGGAGTGCGACCTGCCGGCCGAGGAGCGGAAGGCGCGCCACCTGCTCTGCTTCGAGGTCTTCGAGCACCTGGGCGCCCATGGCTGGGAGGCCGTGCGGGCCTTCCACAGGGCCGTGACCGACGAGGTGGCCGCGGGCCGCCGCGCCTGGGCCGATGGCTTCGATGACATCAAAGCCCGCTTCTTCGGCCCCCGCCGCGGCCCCCCCTGGGACTCGGAGCCCGGCCGCACGTCGGGCCTGACCCCGCtcaggcccccgccccccgccgccgccgcccccggggGCGGCCCCCCCGAGCCTGCGGCGCAGCAGCCGGGGCCCGGCTCCCAGCGGGGCAGCTTCAACAGCGAGGACATCTGTGGCTACATCGACCGCAGCTTCGCCttctggaaggagaaggaggccGAGATGTTCAGCTTCGGGGACtga
- the ESPNL gene encoding espin-like protein isoform X2 — protein MEEQRALAAAKDGDLATLEQLLEAGALGPGIVDAVGAGLVHHATRAGRLACVKFLVQRAQLPGNQRAHNGATPVHDAAATGSLAELCWLVREGGCGLQDQDASGVSPLHLAARFAHPALVEWLLREGHAATLETLEGALPLHHAAVSGDLTCLKLLTAAHSSSVNRRTRSGASPLYLACQEGHLHLAQFLVKDCGADVHLRALDGMSALHAAAARGHYSLVVWLVTFTDIGLTARDNEGATALHFAARGGHTPILDRLLLMGAPVTRDSWGGTPLHDAAENGQMECCQTLVSHHVDPSLRDEDGYTAADLAEYHGHPDCAQYLREAAKPVPLLMAPPPPPFPPPPLSAARRSPEDGKRGSGLGSPNSASLGPAWPGQLDQPLRREMSLAVPLVAPSTSTMAVPAGAEAATGNAPEGLAALQLDGLPSGDLDGLVPTRDERGRPIPEWKRQVMVRKLQARLGSEPVEDAQDDRGSAGRVEPAAWRYSQTHQAILGPFGELLTEDDLVHLERQIAELQLRRRCQEYESQLGRLAAELQALLPQPLVSITVNSHLLPRAPELQGAEAPGPGPEPDSPEGAAEAAPRGQPLPLWCSHVARLVRSMSLLLKGMNGLVQGEGKPAAQPPPEAPAGAPQSEAQREIQECGVSVRTLRGNFEAAPGLPCAPTLGPCEAGAQPGQCPRGCWPGPPQPRGGGLLGGEPGPGDTEEASDSGISCEEALSEAGAGHSPDLASLRKERIVMLFLGHWKKSTYTPALKTAACRTLEARRVGPRAQEAARAPGPPSPLPGEGPRLGHLWQQRSIIAHLLGTWKAVLAHVPARQLRRLSRRPRGLLSPEQFLPHVDGAPVPYGGLTLDLFMLGYFQLLECDLPAEERKARHLLCFEVFEHLGAHGWEAVRAFHRAVTDEVAAGRRAWADGFDDIKARFFGPRRGPPWDSEPGRTSGLTPLRPPPPAAAAPGGGPPEPAAQQPGPGSQRGSFNSEDICGYIDRSFAFWKEKEAEMFSFGD, from the exons ATGGAGGAGCAGCGGGCGCTCGCGGCCGCCAAGGACGGGGACCTGGCCACCCTGGAGCAGCTGCTGGAGGCCGGCGCCCTGGGCCCTGGCATCGTGGACGCCGTGGGGGCCGGCCTGGTGCACCACGCCACCCGGGCCGGCCGCCTGGCCTGCGTCAAGTTCCTGGTGCAGCGGGCCCAGCTGCCCGGCAACCAGCGGGCCCACAACGGGGCCACCCCGGTGCACGACGCCGCGGCCACCGGCAGCCTGGCCGAGCTGTGCTGGCTGGTGCGCGAGGGGGGCTGCGGTCTGCAG GACCAGGACGCCTCGGGCGTCTCCCCGCTGCACCTGGCCGCCCGCTTCGCCCACCCGGCGCTGGTGGAGTGGCTGCTCCGGGAGGGCCACGCGGCCACGCTGGAGACGCTGGAGGGGGCCTTGCCACTGCACCACGCCGCCGTCAGCGGGGACCTGACCTGCCTGAAGCTCCTGACGGCCGCCCACAGCAG CAGCGTGAACCGGCGGACACGCAGCGGCGCCTCCCCGCTCTACCTGGCCTGCCAGGAGGGCCACCTGCACCTGGCGCAGTTCCTGGTGAAGGACTGCGGGGCCGACGTGCACCTGCGCGCCCTGGACGGCATGAGCGCACTgcacgccgccgccgcccgcggcCACTACTCCCTCGTCGTCTGGCTG gtcaCCTTCACGGACATCGGCCTGACGGCGCGGGACAACGAGGGGGCCACGGCCCTCCACTTCGCAGCGCGCGGCGGCCACACGCCCATCCTGGACCGGCTGCTGCTGATGGGGGCCCCGGTCACGAGGGACTCCTGGGGCGGGACGCCCCTGCACGACGCCGCAGAGAACGGGCAGATGGAG TGCTGCCAGACCCTCGTCTCCCACCACGTGGACCCCTCCCTGAGGGACGAGGACGGCTACACGGCGGCAGACCTGGCCGAGTACCATGGGCACCCGGACTGCGCCCAGTACCTGCGGGAGGCAGCCAAGCCG GTGCCGCTCCTGatggcgcccccacccccaccgtttCCCCCGCCTCCTCTGTCGGCTGCCAGGCGCTCCCCGGAGGACGGGAAACGGGGCTCAGGTCTCGGAAGCCCCAATT CAGCGTCTCTCGGCCCCGCCTGGCCTGGCCAGCTGGACCAGCCCCTCCGGAGGGAGATGAGCCTCGCAGTCCCCCTGGTGGCCCCCTCCACCAGCACGATGGCCGTCCCCGCG GGGGCAGAGGCGGCAACGGGGAATGCCCCGGAGGGGCTGGCCGCACTGCAGCTGGACGGGCTGCCCTCCGGTGACCTGGACGGGCTGGTGCCCACGCGGGACGAGCGCGGCCGGCCCATCCCCGAGTGGAAGCGGCAAGTGATGGTGCGGAAGCTGCAGGCGCGCCTGGGCTCAGAGCCGGTGGAGGATGCtcag GACGACAGGGGCAGCGCGGGCCGCGTGGAGCCGGCCGCCTGGCGGTACTCGCAGACCCACCAGGCCATCCTGGGCCCCTTCGGGGAGCTGCTGACGGAGGACGACCTGGTGCACCTGGAGAGGCAGATCGCGGAGCTGCAGCTGCGGCGGCGCTGCCAGGAGTACGAGAGCCAGCTGGGCCGGCTGGCGGCCGAGCTGcaggccctgctgccccagcccctggtcaGCATCACCGTCAACAGCCACCTCCTGCCCCGGGCGCCCGAGCTGCAGGGCGCGGAGGCCCCCGGCCCGGGGCCCGAGCCCGACAGCCCCGAGGGGGCCGCGGAGGCCGCGCCCCgcgggcagcccctgcccctctggtgcAGCCACGTGGCCCGGCTGGTGCGGAGCATGTCGCTGCTGCTGAAGGGCATGAACGGGCTGGTGCAGGGCGAGGGGAAGCCGGCCGCCCAGCCCCCGCCGGAGGCCCCGGCCGGGGCCCCGCAGAGCGAGGCCCAGCGTGAGATCCAGGAGTGCGGGGTGTCCGTGCGGACGCTGCGTGGCAACTTCGAGGCAGCCCCTGGCCTGCCCTGCGCCCCAACCCTGGGGCCCTGCGAGGCGGGAGCCCAGCCCGGGCAGTGCCCGCGAGGCTGCTGGCCGGGCCCCCcgcagccccggggcgggggcctCCTCGGAGGGGAGCCCGGGCCAGGCGACACGGAGGAGGCCAGCGACTCGGGCATCAGCTGTGAGGAGGCCCTGTCGGAGGCGGGCGCCGGGCACAGCCCCGACCTGGCCAGCCTGCGGAAGGAGCGCATCGTCATGCTCTTCCTCGGCCACTGGAAGAAGTCCACCTATACGCCCGCCCTCAAGACGGCcgcctgcaggaccctggaggcCCGCCGTGTGGGGCCGCGGGCCCAGGAGGCGGCCAGGGCTCCGGGGCCGCCCTCCCCGCTGCCCGGCGAGGGCCCCCGGCTCGGCCACCTGTGGCAGCAGCGCAGCATCATCGCGCACCTGCTGGGCACCTGGAAGGCCGTGCTGGCGCACGTGCCGGCCCGGCAGCTGCGGCGGCTGAGCCGGCGGCCCCGCGGCCTGCTGTCGCCCGAGCAGTTCCTGCCCCACGTGGACGGGGCGCCGGTGCCCTACGGCGGCCTCACGCTGGACCTCTTCATGCTGGGCTACTTCCAGCTCCTGGAGTGCGACCTGCCGGCCGAGGAGCGGAAGGCGCGCCACCTGCTCTGCTTCGAGGTCTTCGAGCACCTGGGCGCCCATGGCTGGGAGGCCGTGCGGGCCTTCCACAGGGCCGTGACCGACGAGGTGGCCGCGGGCCGCCGCGCCTGGGCCGATGGCTTCGATGACATCAAAGCCCGCTTCTTCGGCCCCCGCCGCGGCCCCCCCTGGGACTCGGAGCCCGGCCGCACGTCGGGCCTGACCCCGCtcaggcccccgccccccgccgccgccgcccccggggGCGGCCCCCCCGAGCCTGCGGCGCAGCAGCCGGGGCCCGGCTCCCAGCGGGGCAGCTTCAACAGCGAGGACATCTGTGGCTACATCGACCGCAGCTTCGCCttctggaaggagaaggaggccGAGATGTTCAGCTTCGGGGACtga
- the ESPNL gene encoding espin-like protein isoform X3, which translates to MEEQRALAAAKDGDLATLEQLLEAGALGPGIVDAVGAGLVHHATRAGRLACVKFLVQRAQLPGNQRAHNGATPVHDAAATGSLAELCWLVREGGCGLQDQDASGVSPLHLAARFAHPALVEWLLREGHAATLETLEGALPLHHAAVSGDLTCLKLLTAAHSSVNRRTRSGASPLYLACQEGHLHLAQFLVKDCGADVHLRALDGMSALHAAAARGHYSLVVWLVTFTDIGLTARDNEGATALHFAARGGHTPILDRLLLMGAPVTRDSWGGTPLHDAAENGQMECCQTLVSHHVDPSLRDEDGYTAADLAEYHGHPDCAQYLREAAKPVPLLMAPPPPPFPPPPLSAARRSPEDGKRGSGLGSPNSAASLGPAWPGQLDQPLRREMSLAVPLVAPSTSTMAVPAGAEAATGNAPEGLAALQLDGLPSGDLDGLVPTRDERGRPIPEWKRQVMVRKLQARLGSEPVEDAQDDRGSAGRVEPAAWRYSQTHQAILGPFGELLTEDDLVHLERQIAELQLRRRCQEYESQLGRLAAELQALLPQPLVSITVNSHLLPRAPELQGAEAPGPGPEPDSPEGAAEAAPRGQPLPLWCSHVARLVRSMSLLLKGMNGLVQGEGKPAAQPPPEAPAGAPQSEAQREIQECGVSVRTLRGNFEAAPGLPCAPTLGPCEAGAQPGQCPRGCWPGPPQPRGGGLLGGEPGPGDTEEASDSGISCEEALSEAGAGHSPDLASLRKERIVMLFLGHWKKSTYTPALKTAACRTLEARRVGPRAQEAARAPGPPSPLPGEGPRLGHLWQQRSIIAHLLGTWKAVLAHVPARQLRRLSRRPRGLLSPEQFLPHVDGAPVPYGGLTLDLFMLGYFQLLECDLPAEERKARHLLCFEVFEHLGAHGWEAVRAFHRAVTDEVAAGRRAWADGFDDIKARFFGPRRGPPWDSEPGRTSGLTPLRPPPPAAAAPGGGPPEPAAQQPGPGSQRGSFNSEDICGYIDRSFAFWKEKEAEMFSFGD; encoded by the exons ATGGAGGAGCAGCGGGCGCTCGCGGCCGCCAAGGACGGGGACCTGGCCACCCTGGAGCAGCTGCTGGAGGCCGGCGCCCTGGGCCCTGGCATCGTGGACGCCGTGGGGGCCGGCCTGGTGCACCACGCCACCCGGGCCGGCCGCCTGGCCTGCGTCAAGTTCCTGGTGCAGCGGGCCCAGCTGCCCGGCAACCAGCGGGCCCACAACGGGGCCACCCCGGTGCACGACGCCGCGGCCACCGGCAGCCTGGCCGAGCTGTGCTGGCTGGTGCGCGAGGGGGGCTGCGGTCTGCAG GACCAGGACGCCTCGGGCGTCTCCCCGCTGCACCTGGCCGCCCGCTTCGCCCACCCGGCGCTGGTGGAGTGGCTGCTCCGGGAGGGCCACGCGGCCACGCTGGAGACGCTGGAGGGGGCCTTGCCACTGCACCACGCCGCCGTCAGCGGGGACCTGACCTGCCTGAAGCTCCTGACGGCCGCCCACAGCAG CGTGAACCGGCGGACACGCAGCGGCGCCTCCCCGCTCTACCTGGCCTGCCAGGAGGGCCACCTGCACCTGGCGCAGTTCCTGGTGAAGGACTGCGGGGCCGACGTGCACCTGCGCGCCCTGGACGGCATGAGCGCACTgcacgccgccgccgcccgcggcCACTACTCCCTCGTCGTCTGGCTG gtcaCCTTCACGGACATCGGCCTGACGGCGCGGGACAACGAGGGGGCCACGGCCCTCCACTTCGCAGCGCGCGGCGGCCACACGCCCATCCTGGACCGGCTGCTGCTGATGGGGGCCCCGGTCACGAGGGACTCCTGGGGCGGGACGCCCCTGCACGACGCCGCAGAGAACGGGCAGATGGAG TGCTGCCAGACCCTCGTCTCCCACCACGTGGACCCCTCCCTGAGGGACGAGGACGGCTACACGGCGGCAGACCTGGCCGAGTACCATGGGCACCCGGACTGCGCCCAGTACCTGCGGGAGGCAGCCAAGCCG GTGCCGCTCCTGatggcgcccccacccccaccgtttCCCCCGCCTCCTCTGTCGGCTGCCAGGCGCTCCCCGGAGGACGGGAAACGGGGCTCAGGTCTCGGAAGCCCCAATT CAGCAGCGTCTCTCGGCCCCGCCTGGCCTGGCCAGCTGGACCAGCCCCTCCGGAGGGAGATGAGCCTCGCAGTCCCCCTGGTGGCCCCCTCCACCAGCACGATGGCCGTCCCCGCG GGGGCAGAGGCGGCAACGGGGAATGCCCCGGAGGGGCTGGCCGCACTGCAGCTGGACGGGCTGCCCTCCGGTGACCTGGACGGGCTGGTGCCCACGCGGGACGAGCGCGGCCGGCCCATCCCCGAGTGGAAGCGGCAAGTGATGGTGCGGAAGCTGCAGGCGCGCCTGGGCTCAGAGCCGGTGGAGGATGCtcag GACGACAGGGGCAGCGCGGGCCGCGTGGAGCCGGCCGCCTGGCGGTACTCGCAGACCCACCAGGCCATCCTGGGCCCCTTCGGGGAGCTGCTGACGGAGGACGACCTGGTGCACCTGGAGAGGCAGATCGCGGAGCTGCAGCTGCGGCGGCGCTGCCAGGAGTACGAGAGCCAGCTGGGCCGGCTGGCGGCCGAGCTGcaggccctgctgccccagcccctggtcaGCATCACCGTCAACAGCCACCTCCTGCCCCGGGCGCCCGAGCTGCAGGGCGCGGAGGCCCCCGGCCCGGGGCCCGAGCCCGACAGCCCCGAGGGGGCCGCGGAGGCCGCGCCCCgcgggcagcccctgcccctctggtgcAGCCACGTGGCCCGGCTGGTGCGGAGCATGTCGCTGCTGCTGAAGGGCATGAACGGGCTGGTGCAGGGCGAGGGGAAGCCGGCCGCCCAGCCCCCGCCGGAGGCCCCGGCCGGGGCCCCGCAGAGCGAGGCCCAGCGTGAGATCCAGGAGTGCGGGGTGTCCGTGCGGACGCTGCGTGGCAACTTCGAGGCAGCCCCTGGCCTGCCCTGCGCCCCAACCCTGGGGCCCTGCGAGGCGGGAGCCCAGCCCGGGCAGTGCCCGCGAGGCTGCTGGCCGGGCCCCCcgcagccccggggcgggggcctCCTCGGAGGGGAGCCCGGGCCAGGCGACACGGAGGAGGCCAGCGACTCGGGCATCAGCTGTGAGGAGGCCCTGTCGGAGGCGGGCGCCGGGCACAGCCCCGACCTGGCCAGCCTGCGGAAGGAGCGCATCGTCATGCTCTTCCTCGGCCACTGGAAGAAGTCCACCTATACGCCCGCCCTCAAGACGGCcgcctgcaggaccctggaggcCCGCCGTGTGGGGCCGCGGGCCCAGGAGGCGGCCAGGGCTCCGGGGCCGCCCTCCCCGCTGCCCGGCGAGGGCCCCCGGCTCGGCCACCTGTGGCAGCAGCGCAGCATCATCGCGCACCTGCTGGGCACCTGGAAGGCCGTGCTGGCGCACGTGCCGGCCCGGCAGCTGCGGCGGCTGAGCCGGCGGCCCCGCGGCCTGCTGTCGCCCGAGCAGTTCCTGCCCCACGTGGACGGGGCGCCGGTGCCCTACGGCGGCCTCACGCTGGACCTCTTCATGCTGGGCTACTTCCAGCTCCTGGAGTGCGACCTGCCGGCCGAGGAGCGGAAGGCGCGCCACCTGCTCTGCTTCGAGGTCTTCGAGCACCTGGGCGCCCATGGCTGGGAGGCCGTGCGGGCCTTCCACAGGGCCGTGACCGACGAGGTGGCCGCGGGCCGCCGCGCCTGGGCCGATGGCTTCGATGACATCAAAGCCCGCTTCTTCGGCCCCCGCCGCGGCCCCCCCTGGGACTCGGAGCCCGGCCGCACGTCGGGCCTGACCCCGCtcaggcccccgccccccgccgccgccgcccccggggGCGGCCCCCCCGAGCCTGCGGCGCAGCAGCCGGGGCCCGGCTCCCAGCGGGGCAGCTTCAACAGCGAGGACATCTGTGGCTACATCGACCGCAGCTTCGCCttctggaaggagaaggaggccGAGATGTTCAGCTTCGGGGACtga